The following are from one region of the Channa argus isolate prfri chromosome 6, Channa argus male v1.0, whole genome shotgun sequence genome:
- the LOC137128422 gene encoding von Willebrand factor A domain-containing protein 5A-like → MCVARLHSTILAVASTYFDERTAVKLSRTLNTGPVMNCCGLITPDKEPVPLKSIDVELEVRDHVATVVSTLNYENKEDKPLEAVFVFPLPGDAAVCHFIAKIGQTEIVAEVKEKQQAREEYDDALSSGQQAFLLEESDQSPDIFSLSVGSLPPGESASIRLEYVTELAVQADDGLRFCLPAVLNPRYQPQGSEAASVQVTSVPASLVPYSLSFSARVSSPHPVTKVESSCSLDPLQYLNTEQTQAMVRLAAGHKFDRDVELLIYYKDAHQPTAVVEAGQASAKPGTLMGDPVVMVNLYPEFPKAVMSTVASCGEFVFLLDRSGSMDCPSNNSKQEETRIGNARDTLLLLLKSLPMGCYFNIYSFGSTYESIFPKSVEYSETTMEEALKKVEKMDANLGGTEILEPLKHIYSQSCIPNQPRQIFVFTDGEVGNTKEILDLVKKNSGSHRCFSFGIGEGASSALINGLAKEGGGHAQFITGNDRMQTKVMQSLRFALQPAVENISVTWDLPKGVSVTVLSPPITTIFQGQRSLVYAQLTGQSSEASEGSVTVKYSLAGHLSQNQLHFSLKPAEETGLAVHRLGARTLIRSLEMEKGEDGGKPDDEVKKTVVDLSVQSGVSSAYTAFIAVNKGNNETIQGPLVRRNVPVPMMMMMRCCAMPAPRLNLAQCAFSSYQCAMSDEFDDETDDEGIVENYQAAVVPKQPRRDPLLQLVSLQKASGCWLLDPALAAALGKTSEEVEKPKPASVNKDVWATVLALIWLHGFNTDAKEEWEFLAMKAVSWLRAQNAPSVKECVEAGNALLGCTVQKDMLGF, encoded by the exons GTCCAGTCATGAACTGCTGTGGTTTGATAACTCCTGACAAGGAGCCAG TTCCTTTGAAGAGCATTGATGTGGAGCTGGAGGTGAGGGACCATGTAGCTACAGTCGTTTCCACTCTGAACTACGAGAACAAGGAGGACAAACCACTAGAGGCTGTTTTTGTCTTCCCTCTGCCTGGAGATGCTGCTGTCTGTCATTTCATTGCTAAGATTGGACAGACAGAGATTGTAGCTgaggtgaaggagaagcagcag GCTCGTGAGGAGTATGATGATGCGCTGAGCTCCGGTCAGCAGGCCTTCCTGTTGGAGGAGAGTGACCAGAGTCCAGATATATTTTCTCTGAGTGTGGGGAGTCTTCCTCCAGGAGAGAGCGCCTCCATCAGGCTGGAGTATGTCACTGAGCTGGCTGTGCAGGCTGATGACGGGCTGAGGTTTTGTCTGCCTGCTGTGCTCAACCCTCGCTACCAACCTCAAG GCAGTGAAGCTGCCAGTGTCCAGGTGACGTCTGTCCCAGCCTCTCTGGTGCCCTacagtctgtctttctctgctcGAGTGTCTTCTCCTCATCCAGTCACTAAAGTAGAGTCCAGCTGTTCTCTGGATCCTCTCCAGTATCTGAACACAGAGCAAACCCAGGCCATG GTGAGGTTGGCTGCAGGACACAAGTTTGACAGAGATGTTGAGCTGCTGATTTATTACAAAGATGCCCACCAACCCACTGCTGTGGTGGAAGCAGGACAGGCCTCTGCTAAGCCTG GCACTCTGATGGGTGATCCAGTGGTGATGGTGAACCTGTACCCTGAGTTCCCCAAGGCTGTGATGTCTACAGTCGCCTCATGTGGAGAGTTTGTTTTCTTACTGGATCGATCTGGGAGTATGGACTGTCCTAGCAATAATAGCAAGCAGGAAGAGACTCGTATTGGGAATGCCAGG GacactctgctgctcctgctgaagAGCTTACCGATGGGCTGCTATTTCAACATCTACAGTTTTGGATCCACTTATGAATCCATCTTCCC TAAGAGTGTGGAGTACAGTGAGACGACCATGGAGGAGGCCTTGAAGAAAGTTGAAAAGATGGATGCTAATCTGGGAGGGACTGAGATCCTTGAGCccctaaaacacatttacagccaGTCCTGCATTCCCAATCAACCTCGACAA ATATTTGTGTTCACTGATGGAGAGGTGGGTAACACCAAAGAAATTCTAGATCTGGTAAAGAAGAATTCAGGTTCCCACAG GTGTTTCTCTTTTGGGATTGGGGAAGGGGCCAGCTCTGCTCTCATCAATGGGTTGGCCAAGGAAGGAGGTGGTCACGCTCAGTTCATCACAGGAAATGACAGGATGCAAACCAAA GTGATGCAGTCACTGCGATTTGCTCTGCAACCAGCTGTGGAAAACATCTCAGTCACATGGGATTTACCAAAAGGAGTGTCTGTCACTGTTCTCTCGCCACCAATCACAACAATTTTCCAGGGTCAGAGGTCATTGGTTTATGCCCAGCTGACTGGACAG AGTTCAGAGGCATCTGAGGGCTCTGTGACAGTGAAGTACAGCCTGGCAGGTCACCTCTCTCAGAACCAGTTACACTTCAGTCTGAAACCAGCAGAGGAAACTGG ATTAGCAGTCCACAGGTTGGGTGCTCGCACTCTCATTCGCTCACTGGAGATGGAGAAAggagaagatggaggaaagccGGATGACGAAGTCAAAAAGACGGTGGTAGACCTCAGTGTCCAATCAGGAGTGAGTAGTGCCTACACTGCCTTCATTGCTGTCAACAAAGGCAACAATGAGACAATTCAAGGACCTCTGGTGCGGAGAAATGTTCCAGTACCCA tgatgatgatgatgagatgCTGTGCGATGCCTGCTCCCAGGTTAAATTTGG CTCAGTGTGCTTTCTCTTCATATCAATGTGCCATGTCTGATGAATTTGACGATGAAACTGATGATGAAG GGATTGTTGAAAACTATCAAGCAGCTGTTGTGCCAAAGCAGCCTCGCAGAGACCCTTTGCTGCAGCTGGTATCCCTTCAGAAGGCGTCAGGCTGCTGGCTGCTAGATCCAGCTCTGGCTGCTGCCCTTGGAAAGACCAGTGAGGAGGTGGAGAAGCCAAAGCCTGCATCG GTCAACAAGGATGTGTGGGCAACAGTTCTGGCTCTGATCTGGCTTCATGGTTTCAACACAGATGCTAAGGAGGAGTGGGAGTTTCTGGCTATGAAGGCGGTGTCATGGCTCCGTGCTCAAAATG cacCATCTGTGAAAGAGTGTGTGGAAGCTGGAAATGCACTGCTGGGCTGCACAGTGCAGAAAGACATGTTGGGATTCTGA